Within Sorghum bicolor cultivar BTx623 chromosome 2, Sorghum_bicolor_NCBIv3, whole genome shotgun sequence, the genomic segment TATTTACAACAAGTGTACTGATGGTACACGTAATAGCAGGAATAAAAACGTTTGACTCGATTGGTCATATGCTGACTATTTAATTacgtaaaatgaaaaaaaaaagaaaaaaggatgcaCATCATGCATGTCGTCACATTAGTGGGAAGGACGGGCGGATGGCGATGCCGCAGAGCCCCTCCGGCTTGCCGGCGACGTCCTTCCTCATCTTGATGTATCCGCCGTCGCCCCAGCTCGCCCCCCACGAGTTCTTGATGATCCAGTACTTGTccccgtcctcctcctcctgcccgTAGCCTACGACGGTGACGCCGTGGTTCAGGCTGGTCCCGCACGGCCCGTTGTAGACGCCCCTCTTGTAGTGCTGGAAGTTGTCCCCGCCGGCCTCGATGGACACGGCCACCGGCTGCCCCGCCACGGCGTTCGCCAGCGACGCCTCGCTCCGGGTGGCCACTCGCCGGAGCCCCGCGATGCTGGCCGCGTTGTGGGCGAGCTTGGCCCTGTTGCAGGCGTCCGTGGTGCCCGTGTACGGGTAGTCCTCCTCCGTGGTGAGCCCGCCGTTGGAGGTGATCCACCGCAGCGCGCGGTAGCTGATGCCGCCGTCGCAGCCGGCGTCCAGCGTGTCGCAGTCCACCAGCTCCTGCTCCGACAGCGACACCAGCTTCCCCGTCCGGATCTGGTAGATCCCTTCAACCACCGCTACCGTCGAGAAGGCCCAGCACGACCCTGCACCACGATCCGACGATCCGATTCCGATTCATGCATGTGTTGGGTTGGGGAGCACATGCAGATGCAGGCAAAAGCATGTGTTTTGCGCAGTGACGACAAAGCATGTGGTTATTAGGGACAGCTGATCAGAGCAATAATAGGTGGCAAATGACTGGTGACTGCCAGTACGGAATGACATGATGATGATGCTCTTTAGTTTACGGAATTCTACTGTACATACCACATCGGCCTTGGTTCTTCACCGGCGTCACGGCGCCGCTGGCCCGCCAGTCCACGCTCGCCGGCGCGGCGGTGGACAGGTTCACGTACACCGGCAGCTGGCCGACGGCGTCAACAGGCCCCGCGCGGGTGGTGATCACCGCCTCCGCGgcgtcgtcctcgtcttcgtcggCAGGCAGCTGCGCCGGCGAGGGGGCCGCCGTGTACATGGCCATGAACTCCTGGTTGGTGAGGTCGGTGTAGGCCGTCTCGCCGAGCTCGTAAGTGAGCCCCGCGGCCTCGGCCTCGGCGTTGGTGGCCTCGATGTACGCCATGTTGCGCGCGTACACCAGGAACCGCCGCCGGTCCTCGGCGACCGTGGCGTAGGACTTGTTGTACGCCGCCTTCCACCGCTGGAACCGCTCGATCATCGGGCTGTTGTCGTCGGTGCTGCTCCCCATGTCGCCGGCGTACGGTCTGTGGGCCGTCGCCGACGAGCAGCCATGGTGGAAGACTACAGCGAGGAGGAGGACCACCACGCATGGCAGCGACCGCTTGGAGGAGGACGCCATGGATGATCGGGACTGGTCGGCCTAGCCCGCGGTTGGTCTACACGCTAATGGTAACAGGATGAGACAAATGATTGATGGAGATGCATATATAAACGAGTGGTGCTGAGATGGATATACGTACACAACTGTGATTGGAGAGGGGACGGACAAGTCAAGTCTTGATGCACCTCGGCCCTTGTGCTGACAAAGCTAGAGCCAGTCAGACAGACACACCACACCAGTTCAATGATGCTCCGAAAAATATTTTGTGCAAACCATCTCTTctcggcagaattgtaaaaaccCCACTAGAAAAACATACCTGAGAGAAAAAACTGAAATGATACACATCCATAATACATCTATAAGAAAACTATTCAAACCCCATCTATAACAAgcatactaaggccttgtttagttcactccgaaatccaaaaaattttcaagattctctgtcacatcgaatcttgcggcatatgtatgaaatattaaatatagacgaaaataaaaactaatcacacagtttgactgtaaattacgagacgaatcttttgaccttaattagtctatgattggacaatatttaccataaacaaacgaaagtgctacagtagcgaaatccaaaaatttttcacatctaaacaaggcctaaaagaacAAATTTTATGTGCACATGCACTactagagaagtttgcctttgtagTGTATATGCACATGAAACTTGTTCTTTTCGTATGAATCTTTATAAAATTATTGGAATCTTAATTGTTTTTATAATATATGCGTTTAAGATGCACATTTTTTTTAGACTTGTTATATATGCGATgggttctttatttatttttcatatATCGTTTGATAGCTTTAGATCGCTAGTCTATTACAATATCATAGTATAGGATTAATGTGGTAGGTTTAGCCATTAAAAAGAAACGCTACTTACTTGTTAGATAAAGTTGTGGTCGATGAGAAAAATGACCATGTGTATTATTCTGATGAACAGTAATGTATATATACATCTGGCAGTTGCTTTCTAGCGAAAAGGTGCCTATCGGTGATGCCTACTGGTGAACCGTCATTAGCAGTTGCTAATGACAAGAATTACAATAATTGATCACTAATTAATTATCCTAATTAATCTCAACACTCCCCCTTGATCAATTGATCTTGTGTAGGCATCCTTGTTTGTTCATCAATCAATGTCTTGTAGCTTTGGAAAACCCTAAGGGAAAAAACCGAAGTATATCGATATACCAGGCAAAACTCCTTAAAATCGAGTGGAAAAAATAAGAAGAAACACCATGATATATATTACTCCCAATTTTATAGACCCTCTGGGTATTCCCAAAGACATAGTCTAAAAAAACTTTGATCAAAGATCAATATGTCATATATTACCCTCGAAAAACCTCTGTGAGGAAAAATAGATAATATGGCATTTACTATGTGTAACTATTACCTCATTTAAAACTTTATATGAGAAAACTCTAGAAGAGTAAAACTCATATAAAGGAAAGAGTATAATGTATAGTGAAAATAGGTTCTACTTATAGAGATTATCCCCCTGATTCTCGTAAATCTTTAAGCCTTCTCATACCAATGCCCTCAACACATTTACGAAATGCGGAGTATGGTAGGGATTTTGTGCATAAATCTGCTAGATTATTACATGACTTAGTTTGCAAGATTTCAATTTCTCTATCATTACATGGCTTAGTTACCAATGCCCTCAACACAtaatttctcttttcttttacaTGCCCTCAACCCCCTTCTTTTGTgaaacatttttttatttttcttgttgGGACATATAGATATCCAAGCAATAGAAACATtcctcaaataaaaataaaatggtTTATTAGCTAATATAAAGAAAAGAACTTTGGAGTGGAGTGCGACGTGACAACTTGTTTGTTCTTTCATTCTTTTTGGAGCTATTTACCTTTAtggccccccaaaaaaaaatacATCTTCTTTATATGGTCTTTTTTATTTTGAACTTACCTGTATGgcctcaataaaattttcttcctTATATAGTCTTCTGTCTGTTTTCTACACCTAACAGTGTTAAGTCAAGGATAAAATGACCAATTTGCCCCTGGCAAAAAAAAGTGGAGTTTTATTTGTCTATTATACATTTGGAGTAATATTACGCAAATAAATTTTAAAATGTACATGTAAGTTTAGAATATTACGCAGATATATTTTAAAATGTACAGGTAAGTTTGTAGTAGTATTACACAAATAGATTTTAAAATGTACAACAGACAAACAAAACTTTGTATTTTTTTCACTAGGGGTAAAATAGTCATTTTACTATTGACTTAACACCGTCAAGTGCCAAAAAAGAACGGAAGGCCATAGAAGGaagaaaatttctttttaggatcaTACAAGTAAgttcaaaataaaaagagtcatGTAAAAGCAAGATGTATTTTTTCTATGGCCATACAGTTAAATATCTCCTTTTTGTGAGCGGTGTTTTCCCACGTGCCATCAGCCTGGGTAAATCACCAACCAACGTTGCTTCGACAAGTTACAGCCCATAGGCCTGCAGACTGACGGCCCATCATCGTCCATCGCTGGGGATTCGTTTGGAAATCCGCTTGTGGGCTGTGGCAAGCCAATCAGGAAAACGACACCTGGGCCGCAGTGTGTGGACAAGAATTGAGACACCACATAATCTGTTTTGCTGCTACTGTGAAGACTTTACCCCTGCTTAATGACGAGATTAAGCTGATTGGTTTGATTTGGTTTCTGAATGGAAATGTCTGAACTGAAGACGTCAATGACGTTCAGATTTGAAGAGACATTAATGGAGTCTCCAACAATATTAAGCTAGTACTAGCTCTAAGCTAGCAAACGTGGAAGAGAACCAATAGCATTTATATCATATTGTGAGAGAGGGAGGGCTAACGTGAAACGTGCGAGTCTATCTCTTGTCTTTTGCACTATCCAGCGAATAAAACATTGATTCAAATAGCCCTATGCTAGACCATTGGGGACGCTCTAAGGCTGATGGGAACTGCTTGCTGCAGCAGCACCAGCTGCAGCCACTCCTAGAAAGGGCAGCCGAGTAGGGCTAACACAGCACATTCTAGACGCAAACTGCTAACTGAAACCGAAATATGGTGATAAAATCTTTTTCCAAAAGTCTTTTG encodes:
- the LOC8061666 gene encoding ervatamin-B, which encodes MASSSKRSLPCVVVLLLAVVFHHGCSSATAHRPYAGDMGSSTDDNSPMIERFQRWKAAYNKSYATVAEDRRRFLVYARNMAYIEATNAEAEAAGLTYELGETAYTDLTNQEFMAMYTAAPSPAQLPADEDEDDAAEAVITTRAGPVDAVGQLPVYVNLSTAAPASVDWRASGAVTPVKNQGRCGSCWAFSTVAVVEGIYQIRTGKLVSLSEQELVDCDTLDAGCDGGISYRALRWITSNGGLTTEEDYPYTGTTDACNRAKLAHNAASIAGLRRVATRSEASLANAVAGQPVAVSIEAGGDNFQHYKRGVYNGPCGTSLNHGVTVVGYGQEEEDGDKYWIIKNSWGASWGDGGYIKMRKDVAGKPEGLCGIAIRPSFPLM